From Staphylococcus delphini, one genomic window encodes:
- a CDS encoding type I restriction-modification system subunit M, with amino-acid sequence MSITEKQRQQQAELHKKLWSIANDLRGNMDASEFRNYILGLIFYRFLSEKAEAEVADALSGEDQTYEEAWADPEYQEDLKAELLDTVGYYIEPQDLFSTMVKEIENQRFDIEHLAQAIRKVETSTLGQDSEEDFIGLFSDMDLSSTRLGNTVKDRTALLSKVMVNLADLPFVHSDMEIDMLGDAYEFLIGRFAANAGKKAGEFYTPQQVSKILAQIVTLGKDKLRNVYDPTCGSGSLLLRVGKETKVYRYNGQERNNTTYNLARMNMLLHNVRYENFDIQNDDTLENPAFLGEKFDAVVANPPYSAKWSADSKFNDDDRFSGYGKLAPKSKADFAFIQHMVHYLDDEGTMAVVLPHGVLFRGAAEGVIRKYLIEEKNTLDAVIGLPANIFYGTSIPTCILVFKKCRKADQDVLFIDASNAFEKGKNQNHLTDEHVEKIMNTYKNRATIDKYSYAATLQEIEDNDYNLNIPRYVDTFEEEAPIDLNQVQQDIANIDNDIAQVEEEINNYLKELGVVQHD; translated from the coding sequence ATGTCAATTACAGAAAAACAGCGTCAACAACAAGCTGAATTACATAAAAAATTGTGGTCAATCGCGAATGATTTAAGAGGGAACATGGATGCGAGCGAGTTCCGTAATTATATTTTAGGTTTGATTTTTTATCGCTTCTTGTCCGAAAAAGCAGAGGCAGAAGTGGCGGATGCATTATCAGGCGAAGATCAAACATATGAAGAAGCTTGGGCAGACCCTGAATACCAAGAAGATTTGAAAGCGGAATTGTTAGACACAGTGGGCTACTACATCGAGCCACAAGATTTATTTAGCACAATGGTGAAAGAAATTGAGAACCAACGCTTCGATATCGAACATTTAGCACAAGCGATTCGTAAAGTTGAAACGTCGACACTCGGTCAAGACAGTGAAGAAGACTTTATCGGATTGTTCAGTGATATGGATTTAAGTTCAACACGTCTCGGTAATACAGTGAAAGATCGTACAGCGTTATTAAGTAAAGTGATGGTGAACTTAGCGGACTTGCCATTTGTTCATAGCGATATGGAAATTGACATGTTAGGGGATGCGTACGAATTTTTAATCGGACGTTTTGCGGCAAATGCAGGTAAAAAAGCGGGCGAATTCTATACCCCGCAACAAGTGTCGAAAATTTTAGCGCAAATCGTCACATTAGGGAAGGACAAACTCCGCAACGTCTATGACCCGACATGTGGCTCTGGCTCTTTACTCCTTCGTGTCGGTAAAGAAACGAAAGTGTATCGCTACAACGGCCAAGAACGCAACAATACGACATACAACTTAGCACGTATGAACATGTTGTTACATAATGTACGTTACGAAAATTTCGACATTCAAAATGACGATACGTTGGAAAATCCTGCCTTTTTAGGTGAGAAATTCGACGCCGTGGTAGCCAATCCACCGTACAGCGCAAAATGGTCCGCAGACAGCAAATTCAACGACGACGATCGTTTCAGCGGTTACGGTAAACTCGCACCGAAATCAAAAGCTGACTTCGCGTTCATCCAACATATGGTGCATTATTTAGATGATGAAGGCACAATGGCAGTCGTATTACCTCATGGCGTCCTGTTCCGTGGCGCCGCAGAAGGGGTCATCCGCAAATATTTGATTGAAGAGAAAAATACTTTAGATGCGGTCATTGGCTTACCGGCGAACATTTTTTACGGCACAAGTATCCCAACATGTATTCTTGTCTTTAAAAAATGTCGTAAAGCCGACCAAGACGTATTGTTCATTGATGCTTCCAACGCATTCGAAAAAGGTAAAAATCAAAACCACCTGACAGACGAACACGTTGAAAAAATCATGAACACATACAAAAACAGAGCAACCATTGATAAATATAGCTACGCCGCAACATTACAAGAAATTGAAGACAACGACTACAACCTTAATATCCCACGCTACGTCGACACCTTTGAGGAAGAAGCACCAATTGACCTCAATCAAGTTCAACAAGACATTGCGAATATCGACAATGACATCGCACAAGTTGAAGAAGAAATCAACAACTATTTGAAAGAACTGGGAGTGGTGCAGCATGACTGA